From Shewanella yunxiaonensis, the proteins below share one genomic window:
- a CDS encoding DNA ligase, whose amino-acid sequence MIPLLVTAAIPTAELAKVWQSQENIADFLVSEKLDGVRARWDGRQLLSRSGLVIAAPAWFTDGFPPIVLEGELWAGYGSFEQVSVAARSNSDEQVWRSIKLYLFDAPTLAGSFAARYKQFAAYDQLTPYLRVIPQRRLEDSTALQHWLKAILDRGGEGLMLHRQDAVYTSGRSGNLFKLKAIEDDEARVLAILPGKGKYQGMMGALLVETAAGVQFRMGTGFTDAERKHPPAIGCWVTFAYSGITSKGKPRFARFLRVRSDYELTHGAENQPVGKALE is encoded by the coding sequence TTGATCCCACTACTGGTGACTGCTGCTATCCCCACGGCTGAACTCGCCAAGGTTTGGCAATCTCAGGAAAATATTGCTGACTTTCTGGTGAGTGAAAAACTGGATGGCGTCCGAGCCCGCTGGGACGGTCGGCAGTTGCTAAGCCGTTCCGGTCTGGTAATTGCTGCTCCCGCTTGGTTCACTGACGGCTTCCCGCCAATCGTCCTGGAAGGCGAATTATGGGCTGGCTATGGCAGTTTTGAGCAAGTCTCCGTCGCCGCCAGAAGCAACAGTGACGAACAAGTGTGGCGGTCAATAAAACTTTACTTGTTTGATGCGCCAACTTTAGCTGGCAGTTTTGCTGCACGTTATAAGCAATTCGCAGCGTATGATCAATTAACGCCTTATCTTCGAGTTATCCCGCAACGTCGACTGGAGGATAGCACCGCCTTACAACATTGGTTAAAGGCGATATTGGACCGTGGCGGTGAAGGACTAATGTTGCATCGGCAAGATGCAGTTTATACCAGTGGGCGCAGTGGTAATCTCTTTAAGCTGAAAGCGATTGAGGATGATGAAGCCAGAGTGCTAGCAATTTTGCCAGGAAAGGGCAAATATCAGGGCATGATGGGGGCGTTGCTGGTGGAAACTGCGGCTGGCGTGCAGTTTCGTATGGGTACAGGATTCACTGATGCCGAGCGGAAACATCCCCCCGCTATTGGCTGCTGGGTAACGTTTGCCTACAGCGGCATTACCAGCAAAGGTAAACCTAGGTTCGCGCGTTTCCTTCGGGTAAGATCGGACTATGAACTGACACATGGTGCAGAAAATCAGCCAGTTGGCAAAGCCCTTGAGTGA
- a CDS encoding diacylglycerol kinase has protein sequence MKPANNHGIKRIFRATGFSMQGIKSAWIHEAAFRQESILALLMLPFAIWVEVPIMEKLWLILTVFLVLIVELLNSAIEAVVDRIGDEYHPLSGQAKDIASAAVFLSLCLCGITWLVILWPLLKAAI, from the coding sequence ATGAAACCAGCCAATAACCACGGAATAAAGCGGATTTTCCGCGCTACCGGATTTTCCATGCAAGGGATTAAATCTGCCTGGATCCACGAAGCCGCATTTCGCCAGGAATCTATCCTTGCACTGCTCATGCTGCCATTTGCCATTTGGGTAGAAGTGCCCATCATGGAAAAGCTATGGCTGATCCTGACCGTATTTTTGGTATTGATTGTAGAACTGTTGAATTCGGCAATTGAAGCAGTCGTTGACCGTATTGGCGATGAATACCACCCATTGAGTGGTCAGGCCAAAGATATTGCGTCAGCGGCAGTGTTTCTCAGCTTGTGCCTGTGTGGTATCACCTGGCTAGTGATCTTATGGCCGCTATTGAAAGCAGCCATATAA
- the hdfR gene encoding HTH-type transcriptional regulator HdfR: MDTDLLKTFLEVSHTRHFGKAAENLYLTRSAVSFRVKQLESILGVELFERQRNNIQPTPAGERMLVHAEAVLLAWERAKQDVSLSQVQSVQLAIGAAPNIWDAYLQDYLQGLHVGLSGVALRTEVQNQSTMTRQLMERTLDIAISFDPPKLEEFELLQIGEIVLGLVSCEPVMSLADTLQQQYIKVDWGTAFNIQHARDFAELPLPVLHTGSARIALDFLLNNGGCAFLPQKMVQSYLDKGQLYLVPHTSTISRSVYVSYLTSNDRLPQILQAVNYLKTQA; encoded by the coding sequence ATGGACACCGATCTGCTCAAGACGTTTCTTGAAGTCTCCCACACCCGCCATTTTGGTAAAGCTGCTGAAAATCTTTATTTAACCCGCAGCGCAGTTTCTTTTCGTGTCAAGCAGTTAGAGAGCATTCTTGGCGTAGAACTGTTTGAACGGCAGCGTAATAACATTCAGCCAACCCCGGCCGGTGAGCGTATGTTGGTACATGCGGAGGCCGTTTTATTGGCATGGGAACGAGCTAAACAGGATGTTTCATTAAGTCAGGTCCAATCAGTGCAACTGGCGATTGGCGCGGCACCGAATATCTGGGATGCCTATCTGCAGGATTATCTGCAAGGGTTACACGTGGGGTTGTCTGGCGTTGCGTTACGTACTGAAGTGCAGAACCAGTCTACTATGACCAGACAATTGATGGAGCGCACGCTGGATATCGCGATTTCCTTCGATCCGCCAAAGCTGGAAGAGTTTGAACTGTTACAGATAGGCGAAATTGTGCTGGGACTGGTCAGTTGTGAGCCGGTGATGTCGCTGGCTGATACCTTGCAGCAACAGTACATCAAGGTTGATTGGGGCACGGCATTTAATATTCAACATGCACGAGATTTTGCGGAGCTGCCATTACCGGTATTGCATACCGGTTCAGCGCGAATTGCCTTGGATTTTCTGTTAAATAATGGTGGCTGTGCATTTTTGCCGCAAAAAATGGTTCAGTCATATCTTGATAAGGGGCAGTTATATTTAGTGCCCCATACCAGCACCATCAGTCGTAGCGTGTATGTCTCTTACCTTACCAGTAATGACCGGTTACCGCAGATCTTACAGGCCGTGAACTACTTAAAAACTCAGGCCTGA
- a CDS encoding DUF413 domain-containing protein translates to MLTTTSTPSGVPQDNVASFTATRRFYDDANFPKGFHRCGDFTQKEAELLETHGVALKALAEGTMLPRTADEQRFVDVINGSQTASAPMEKLWIKYLTLAQGRPFYAVVGTNLVRTAETEEYLDTLDVEADASDEDEEPEAEEKA, encoded by the coding sequence ATGTTAACCACGACTTCTACACCATCTGGCGTGCCTCAAGATAATGTTGCCAGTTTTACTGCGACTCGCCGTTTTTATGATGATGCCAATTTTCCCAAAGGGTTTCACCGCTGCGGGGATTTTACTCAAAAAGAAGCCGAGTTGCTTGAGACTCACGGAGTTGCCCTGAAAGCTCTCGCGGAGGGAACGATGTTACCCCGTACGGCCGATGAACAACGCTTCGTTGATGTAATTAACGGTTCGCAGACCGCATCTGCTCCAATGGAAAAACTTTGGATAAAGTACCTTACCCTAGCGCAGGGTCGACCTTTTTATGCGGTGGTCGGCACAAATCTGGTACGCACAGCTGAGACGGAAGAGTATCTGGATACTTTAGATGTTGAAGCAGATGCCAGTGACGAGGATGAAGAACCGGAAGCTGAGGAAAAGGCCTAA
- a CDS encoding M28 family metallopeptidase, with product MVHAAPFQFDESAYRHDVKTLASDKFEGRGPLSEGEKLTIDYLAKSFRDIGLKPAFGNSFVQNVPMAEITADQNMQLKVGDLTFANGSDFTARTEQVVPQVKLDNSDVVFVGYGINAPEYGWNDYAGVDVKGKTVIVLVNDPGFATQDPKVFKGNAMTYYGRWTYKYEEAAREGAKAVFIVHETAPAAYGWNVVESSNTNKKYTLVDANKNLSHVGVMGWIQHSVAQQIFKAAGVDYDQVKLTAIKKGFKAIPLHLTANLTINNSIELATSHNVAGLLPGTEHPDEWLVMHAHWDHLGKAMVDGKEAIYHGAVDNASGVAGVLQLARYFKSLKGKDAPKRSILFADFTAEENGLLGAQYFAEHPPVPTKQLVALLNIDGMNVGKPTNYVLQYGDGVSALEKYLSDAAKAQGRVVKPDPRPQNGLMFRSDHFALAKEGVPGLLFLSLGDTDPDYIKHKYHQPADRYDPHWDLGGVSQDLTLMSDILDKLANNRDWPKWLEESDFKKRRAQDGR from the coding sequence ATGGTTCATGCTGCGCCATTTCAATTTGATGAATCGGCTTACCGCCACGATGTGAAGACTCTGGCCAGTGATAAATTTGAAGGCCGGGGCCCGCTGTCCGAAGGCGAAAAGCTAACGATAGATTATCTCGCAAAGTCTTTCCGTGATATCGGCTTGAAACCTGCGTTTGGTAACAGTTTTGTACAGAATGTACCAATGGCTGAGATTACTGCTGATCAGAATATGCAGCTTAAAGTTGGTGATCTGACTTTTGCTAACGGCAGCGACTTTACCGCCCGTACGGAACAAGTCGTGCCGCAAGTTAAGCTTGATAACAGTGATGTCGTGTTCGTTGGCTACGGTATTAATGCGCCGGAATATGGTTGGAACGACTATGCCGGTGTCGATGTTAAAGGCAAAACGGTCATTGTGCTGGTCAATGATCCTGGTTTTGCCACGCAGGATCCCAAGGTCTTTAAAGGTAATGCCATGACCTATTACGGTCGCTGGACTTACAAGTATGAAGAAGCTGCCCGCGAGGGCGCCAAGGCGGTGTTTATTGTGCATGAAACCGCACCAGCAGCCTATGGCTGGAATGTGGTAGAAAGCAGTAATACCAATAAAAAATATACGCTGGTGGACGCTAACAAAAACCTGTCTCACGTGGGCGTGATGGGCTGGATCCAGCACAGTGTGGCACAGCAGATATTTAAAGCCGCAGGGGTAGACTACGACCAGGTAAAACTCACCGCTATCAAAAAAGGCTTTAAAGCGATTCCGCTGCATTTAACCGCTAATTTGACCATTAATAACAGCATTGAGCTGGCGACTTCTCATAACGTTGCCGGATTGCTACCAGGTACTGAGCATCCTGATGAGTGGTTAGTCATGCATGCTCACTGGGACCATCTTGGTAAAGCGATGGTTGATGGTAAGGAAGCGATATATCACGGCGCGGTGGATAACGCCTCTGGGGTTGCGGGGGTATTGCAACTGGCGCGTTATTTTAAGAGCTTGAAAGGTAAGGATGCGCCTAAACGGTCAATTTTGTTTGCAGACTTTACTGCCGAAGAAAATGGGCTGTTGGGGGCTCAGTATTTTGCCGAGCACCCGCCTGTACCAACTAAGCAGCTGGTGGCTTTGCTAAACATTGATGGCATGAATGTGGGTAAACCGACAAACTATGTGCTGCAGTATGGTGATGGTGTGTCAGCGTTAGAAAAATACCTTTCCGATGCTGCCAAGGCTCAGGGACGCGTTGTGAAGCCAGATCCCCGTCCACAAAACGGGCTAATGTTCCGCTCTGACCATTTTGCGTTAGCGAAAGAAGGGGTGCCAGGATTGCTGTTCCTCAGTCTTGGCGATACCGATCCGGACTATATCAAGCACAAGTATCATCAGCCTGCTGACCGTTATGATCCTCATTGGGATCTCGGTGGCGTATCGCAGGACCTGACGTTAATGAGTGATATTCTGGACAAGCTTGCCAATAATCGTGATTGGCCAAAATGGCTGGAAGAGTCCGACTTTAAAAAGCGTCGGGCACAAGATGGGCGTTAA
- a CDS encoding GGDEF domain-containing protein: protein MTQSLLQQAAQYLKKALPLMLKYQIPTTPTNYALWYTYVGEQNLQLNAQLDEVVSQYQTCPPTTAEVLYQQHIGDPKDLDVSNLRQNMDAMTTELAQSLKDTSVDTDAFRNKLEANFGKLSLLEQEAISLEQVMDMVRGLVKESDDIINSTAYFTRQLDKAQQEIEALRQRLSTAEHDVMYDALTGCFNRRAFNLDISALLQQSPEGTCLILSDIDHFKDFNDTYGHVLGDQVLRAVAKRMQENCRDGIKLYRFGGEEFAVLVPKSQLRIARHLAESLRRSLEKVTVRDRKQHASVGNISASFGVSEWQPKDTVAGFIERTDQFLYEAKRLGRNRVMPING from the coding sequence ATGACTCAATCTTTATTACAACAAGCGGCCCAATATCTTAAAAAAGCATTGCCACTTATGCTGAAATATCAGATACCGACAACGCCTACTAACTATGCGTTATGGTATACCTATGTTGGCGAGCAAAATTTGCAGCTCAACGCCCAGCTTGACGAAGTGGTTTCACAGTACCAGACCTGCCCGCCAACCACGGCAGAAGTGTTGTACCAACAGCATATTGGTGATCCCAAAGATCTGGATGTCAGTAACCTGCGGCAAAACATGGACGCGATGACCACAGAGTTAGCGCAGTCATTAAAAGATACCAGCGTCGACACTGATGCTTTCAGAAACAAACTGGAGGCAAACTTCGGTAAGTTAAGCTTACTGGAACAAGAAGCCATCAGTCTGGAACAGGTGATGGATATGGTGCGCGGATTGGTAAAAGAGTCTGACGACATCATCAACAGCACCGCCTACTTTACCCGGCAACTGGATAAAGCGCAGCAAGAGATTGAAGCATTACGTCAGCGGCTTTCTACGGCTGAACATGATGTCATGTACGATGCATTAACAGGATGTTTCAATCGTCGGGCTTTTAATCTGGATATCTCTGCACTGCTGCAGCAGTCTCCGGAAGGCACCTGCTTAATCCTCAGTGATATCGACCATTTTAAAGACTTTAACGATACTTATGGCCATGTATTGGGCGATCAAGTGCTACGTGCGGTTGCCAAACGTATGCAGGAAAATTGCCGTGATGGCATCAAACTTTACCGTTTTGGTGGTGAAGAATTTGCGGTATTAGTACCTAAAAGCCAGCTAAGGATTGCCAGACATCTTGCTGAATCGCTGCGGCGCTCATTGGAGAAAGTCACCGTACGTGATCGCAAACAGCACGCAAGTGTCGGTAACATCAGCGCCAGCTTTGGCGTCAGTGAATGGCAACCCAAGGATACGGTTGCGGGTTTTATTGAACGCACTGACCAATTTTTGTATGAAGCCAAGCGCTTAGGACGTAACCGAGTGATGCCTATTAACGGTTAG
- a CDS encoding 1-acyl-sn-glycerol-3-phosphate acyltransferase, translated as MTDNGSFDDIRPYHDDEVSAVLARILQSHELRRTLARWRFPRLSRLAPWATDWLVSRHLQRQLSGLKTVAEVQQVVAAYMQRMMATTVTALTVSGLEQLAADKSYLFISNHRDIALDPAFVNIALYAHGQQTVRIAIGDNLLTKDYVTDLMRVNKSFIVKRSASSPREKLKASKQLSAFIQHSLQQEHSHVWLAQREGRAKDGNDCTNAAIISMLSLNRPKTQNFADYIRELNIVPVAISYEWDPCDVAKTRELYSLQQTGEYRKQVHEDIASIASGIAGFKGRVHLAFGAPLAADYANAEAVAAEIDRQIWQNYHLFPSNVLAYRQYTGNADESVANVTVTDIAAQSEKFTQRLQSIAEEQRAIFLAMYANPVLNKVGKTPCG; from the coding sequence ATGACTGACAACGGCTCTTTTGATGATATTCGTCCCTACCATGATGACGAAGTATCTGCAGTTCTGGCGCGAATTTTACAAAGTCATGAACTCCGACGAACGTTGGCGCGTTGGCGTTTCCCACGACTGAGTCGGTTGGCACCATGGGCTACAGATTGGCTGGTTAGTCGACATCTGCAGCGTCAATTAAGTGGATTAAAAACGGTGGCTGAAGTTCAGCAAGTGGTCGCGGCATATATGCAGCGGATGATGGCTACTACCGTTACTGCATTAACCGTATCCGGTCTGGAACAGTTGGCCGCAGATAAGTCGTACCTGTTTATCAGTAATCACCGCGATATTGCACTCGATCCCGCATTCGTGAATATCGCACTTTATGCCCATGGACAGCAAACAGTACGGATCGCGATTGGTGACAATCTGCTGACAAAAGATTATGTGACCGATCTGATGCGTGTGAACAAAAGTTTTATTGTTAAGCGTTCCGCCAGTAGCCCACGGGAAAAACTCAAAGCCTCAAAACAGCTATCCGCCTTTATCCAGCACTCGTTGCAGCAAGAGCATAGTCATGTGTGGTTAGCACAGCGAGAAGGGCGCGCCAAGGATGGAAATGATTGCACTAACGCCGCAATCATTTCGATGTTGTCACTGAACCGTCCTAAGACTCAGAATTTTGCGGATTATATCCGGGAACTGAACATTGTGCCTGTGGCCATTTCTTATGAATGGGACCCGTGTGATGTGGCTAAGACCCGCGAGTTGTATAGTTTGCAACAAACAGGTGAATATCGTAAGCAGGTCCATGAAGATATCGCCAGTATCGCCTCTGGCATCGCTGGTTTTAAGGGCAGAGTGCATTTGGCATTCGGTGCGCCACTTGCGGCTGATTACGCTAACGCTGAAGCGGTTGCGGCAGAGATAGACCGGCAGATCTGGCAGAACTATCACCTGTTCCCCAGTAATGTGCTCGCTTATCGTCAGTACACCGGCAATGCTGATGAAAGTGTCGCGAATGTCACCGTAACGGATATAGCTGCACAATCAGAAAAATTTACGCAGCGCTTGCAATCTATTGCAGAGGAACAACGTGCCATCTTTCTGGCGATGTATGCCAATCCGGTGCTGAATAAAGTCGGTAAAACCCCATGTGGTTGA